One Mesorhizobium sp. L-2-11 genomic region harbors:
- the rpoH gene encoding RNA polymerase sigma factor RpoH, with amino-acid sequence MAQSLPSIVSGEGGLSRYLEEIRRFPMLQPQEEYMLAKRYAEHEDTTAAHKLVTSHLRLVAKIAMGYRGYGLPIGEVISEGNVGLMQAVKKFEPERGFRLATYAMWWIKASIQEYILRSWSLVKMGTTANQKRLFFNLRKVKGKIQALDDGDLKPEQIAEIATRLNVSEAEVVSMNRRLSGDASLNAPIRASEGESGEWQDWLVDDHESQEEALIEQDELENRRGMLSGALAVLNERERRIFEARRLAEEPLTLEELSAEFDISRERVRQIEVRAFEKVQDAVKAAAKRQMQALRTIEAQPAA; translated from the coding sequence ATGGCCCAGTCACTACCCAGTATCGTTTCCGGCGAAGGCGGCCTCAGCCGCTACCTGGAAGAAATCCGTCGCTTTCCGATGCTTCAGCCGCAGGAAGAGTACATGCTCGCCAAGCGTTACGCCGAGCACGAGGACACCACGGCTGCGCACAAGCTCGTCACCAGCCACCTTCGGCTCGTCGCCAAGATCGCCATGGGCTATCGCGGTTACGGCCTGCCAATCGGCGAAGTGATCTCGGAAGGCAATGTCGGCCTGATGCAGGCCGTCAAGAAATTCGAACCGGAGCGCGGCTTCCGGCTCGCCACCTACGCCATGTGGTGGATCAAGGCCTCGATCCAGGAATACATCCTGCGCTCGTGGAGCCTGGTCAAGATGGGCACCACCGCCAACCAGAAGCGCCTGTTCTTCAACCTGCGCAAGGTGAAGGGCAAGATCCAGGCGCTCGACGACGGCGACTTGAAGCCCGAGCAGATCGCCGAGATCGCCACCCGCCTCAACGTGTCGGAAGCGGAGGTGGTGTCGATGAACCGCCGCCTGTCGGGCGACGCCTCGCTCAACGCGCCGATCCGGGCGAGCGAAGGCGAGTCCGGTGAGTGGCAGGACTGGCTGGTCGACGACCACGAAAGCCAGGAAGAGGCGCTGATCGAGCAGGACGAACTGGAAAACCGGCGCGGCATGCTGTCCGGCGCTCTTGCCGTGCTCAACGAGCGCGAGCGGCGCATCTTCGAGGCGCGCCGCCTGGCCGAGGAGCCGCTGACGCTGGAAGAGCTGTCGGCCGAGTTCGACATCAGCCGGGAGCGCGTGCGCCAGATCGAGGTGCGCGCCTTCGAGAAGGTGCAGGACGCGGTCAAGGCCGCAGCCAAGCGCCAGATGCAGGCGTTGCGCACCATCGAGGCGCAGCCGGCGGCGTAA
- a CDS encoding RluA family pseudouridine synthase produces MSAHNEETPTLIGDGLSTGGSPDIGSPDVGSVVLEAGPDAAGQRLDQWLAGKLGPDMSRSRVQMLIRQGAVKVGGQPVNETKRKMAAGDRVSVDMPEPEPAQPQGENIPLDVLYEDNELIVIDKPPGLVVHPGAGNWTGTLVNALIHHCGDSLSGIGGVRRPGIVHRLDKETSGVMVVAKTDRAHKSLSEAFADHGLTGDLKRAYLALVWGIPMRPTGTVDEPLGRAADRVRRAVVPEGRDDARHAVTHFTVVERFGEQQKEFAMASLVECRLETGRTHQIRVHMAHIGHPVVGDPDYGQAFRTKANRLPEPLKGQVKAFPRQALHARLLEFRHPTTHLPMRFEAPLPSDMEELVDGFRRL; encoded by the coding sequence ATGAGCGCTCATAACGAAGAGACCCCGACATTGATAGGGGATGGATTGAGTACGGGCGGATCGCCAGACATTGGATCGCCAGACGTGGGATCAGTCGTGCTGGAAGCAGGCCCCGATGCGGCCGGCCAGCGGCTCGACCAATGGCTGGCGGGCAAGCTCGGCCCGGACATGTCGCGCAGCCGGGTGCAGATGCTGATCCGGCAGGGCGCCGTCAAGGTCGGCGGCCAGCCGGTCAACGAGACCAAACGCAAGATGGCGGCCGGTGACCGCGTATCGGTCGACATGCCGGAGCCGGAGCCGGCGCAGCCGCAGGGCGAGAATATCCCGCTCGACGTCCTCTATGAAGACAATGAATTGATCGTCATCGACAAGCCGCCGGGGCTGGTCGTCCATCCCGGCGCCGGCAACTGGACCGGCACGCTGGTCAATGCGCTGATCCACCATTGCGGCGACAGTCTTTCCGGCATCGGCGGTGTGCGGCGGCCGGGCATCGTCCACCGCCTGGACAAGGAGACCAGCGGCGTCATGGTCGTGGCCAAGACCGACCGCGCCCACAAATCATTGTCGGAAGCCTTTGCCGACCATGGCCTTACCGGCGATCTCAAACGCGCCTATCTGGCGCTGGTCTGGGGCATACCGATGAGACCGACAGGCACGGTCGACGAGCCGCTTGGCCGCGCCGCCGACCGCGTGCGCCGTGCCGTGGTGCCGGAGGGCCGCGACGATGCCCGCCACGCCGTCACCCATTTCACGGTCGTCGAGCGCTTTGGCGAGCAGCAAAAGGAGTTTGCCATGGCGAGCCTGGTCGAATGCCGGCTCGAGACTGGCCGCACCCATCAGATCCGCGTCCATATGGCTCATATCGGCCATCCCGTCGTCGGCGACCCCGATTACGGCCAGGCCTTTCGCACCAAGGCGAACCGGCTGCCCGAGCCGCTGAAAGGCCAGGTGAAGGCCTTTCCGCGACAGGCATTGCATGCCCGCCTCCTTGAATTTCGGCATCCGACTACCCATTTACCGATGAGGTTCGAGGCGCCGCTACCGAGCGATATGGAGGAACTCGTGGACGGCTTCCGCAGACTCTGA
- a CDS encoding fimbrial protein, whose product MAAADEDEEKPLDPEVEKVRKKLVRFVAINLGLLFLALMVVIAALVYKTRSAPPEAPSLAGDIQVPSGEPLTGDIVLPVGAKVISQSLSGNRVSIDAELADGSRAIFVYDITERRIIGRFSIRNK is encoded by the coding sequence ATGGCTGCTGCCGATGAAGACGAGGAAAAGCCGCTCGACCCCGAAGTCGAAAAGGTGCGCAAGAAGCTCGTCCGCTTCGTCGCCATCAATCTCGGCCTGCTGTTCCTCGCCCTTATGGTGGTGATTGCAGCGCTTGTCTACAAAACGCGCAGCGCGCCACCGGAAGCCCCATCCCTTGCCGGCGATATCCAGGTGCCATCAGGCGAGCCGCTGACCGGCGACATCGTGCTGCCGGTCGGCGCCAAGGTCATCAGCCAGTCGCTTTCCGGCAACCGCGTCTCCATCGATGCGGAGCTTGCCGACGGCAGCCGCGCCATTTTTGTCTACGACATCACTGAGCGCCGCATCATCGGTCGCTTTTCGATCCGCAACAAATGA